The Dehalococcoidia bacterium DNA segment AGCGTTGAAGAACTTGTGGAGGGTGTAGACATTGCACACCCACGGCCGCCCCGGCTGGTCGCGACGCAGGCGCTCCGGGTCAGTGAAAGCCCGCAGCACCCGGGCGCGGGTCTCCTCGGGAGTGGCCGCCAGTTCAATGTGGTTGTCCAGGCTCTTGCTCATCTTCTGCTTGCCGTCCAGGCCCAACACCAGGGGCGTCTCGGTGAGTTTAGCCTGGGGCTCGGGGAAGGTGGGGCCGAACATGTAGTTGAACCGCCGCACGATCTCCCGCGCCAGCTCCAGATGGGGCAGTTGATCCTCCCCCACAGGCACCGTGTCGGCCTTGTAGAGGATGATATCGGCCGTCATGAGCACCGGGTAGCCCACCAGCCCGTAGTTCACCGACTCCTCGGTCTCCTCCATCTGGCGCACCTTCTCCTTGAAGGTGGGCACCCGCAGCAGCCATCCCAGGGGGGTAACCATAGAGAGGAGGGTGTGGAGGGTCATCACCTCCGGGACATGAGACTGGACGAAGATGATGGAGCGCTGGGGGTCCAGGCCCGCCGCCAGCCAGTCCAGCACCATCTCCCGAATAAGAGTGGGGAGGTCACGGGTCTCCTGGGGCTTCATGGTGGTCAGAGCGTGCACATCCACCACGCAGTAGATGCACTCATACTCCTCCTGGAGGGCCACCCAGTTGCGCAACGCCCCCAGATAGTTGCCGATGTGGAGGCGCCCCGTAGGGCGCATGCCCGAAAAGATGCGACCCTTCCCCATACTGGTGCTCTATCAAACCTCCCTATACGCCCGCAAAGAATCTGCACGAGAGACGCCCGCCTGCCGGCATAGGCTCTGGAGGGGAGAGGCCTTGATATGCGGGTGGTCGGGCCTCGGGAGAGGTGTCCGTGTGCCGTCAGGGTTCTCCCCAACCATCGCAATATGCTCCCCTATACGCACGACTCTGAACCCAAGCCGCTCCAGCGCTTTCACCACCTTTTGCCGCGGGGCACCGACGGGGAACTTTGTCATCTACATCGTTACGGCGCCCTCGGCAACAAACACTTCCTGTAAAGGCTCGTGCCCCTTGAGGACCTCCTCCCCACAGGTTTGCACGTGGAACGCAAGGGTCGATGTGACATCGGCCAACGCCTCTTCGTAACTATCCGCCTGTCCCACCACACCCCCCAACCCGATCGGATACGCCACATACCCGCCGGGGTGCTCCTCCACCCCTGTGATGGTTTTGACCATAAAGGCTCCCTCGGGAGAAGGGGCTTGCCCCGTCCTCGGCTCCACCTTCTATCCTAGCAGACGGATGACGGCATCGCCCATCTGACGGGTGGAGAGGGTCGGCTCCCCCGGGCGGGCCAGGTCGGCGGTGCGATAGCCCTCGGCCAGGGCGCGTGCCACCGCCGTCTCCACCGCCTGGGCCTCGGCGGACAGACCCAGCCCATAGCGCAGGAGCATGGCCACGGTGAGGATGGTGGCCAGGGGGTTGGCGATGCCCTTGCCGGCGATATCGGGGGCGCTCCCGTGAATCGGCTCAAACAGACCAAAGGCGCGCTCCCCCGGCTTGGGGATGCGGGCCAGACTGGCCGAGGGGAGCATCCCCATACTCCCCGCCAACACCGCCGCCTCGTCGGTCAGGATATCCCCGAAGGTATTCTCGGTTACGATGACATCAAAGCGCCCAGGGGTGCGCACCAACTGCATGGCGGCCGTATCCACCAGCAGGTGCTCCAGGGTTACATCGGGATACTCCCGCGCCAGTTCCAAGGCAATCTCCCGCCACAGGCGGGAGGTCTCCAGGATGTTGGCCTTGTCCACGGAGCAGAGGCGTTTGCGGCGGGCGCGGGCCAGTTCAAACCCCACCCGCAGGATGCGCACGATCTCCTCCTCCGTGTAAGCCATAGTGTCCACGGCGCGCCGCCCCCTTTTGGTCTGCCAGCGGCGCTTGGGCTTGCCGAAGTAGAGGCCCCCCGTCAGTTCCCGCACCACGATGAAGTCCACTCCCTGGAGCACGGCGGGCTTGAGGGGGGAGGCATCCACCAGCCAGGGATAGACCTTGACGGGGCGCAGGTTGGCGAACAGGCCCAAGCCCTTGCGCAGGGCCAGAAGCCCGTCCTCGGGGCGGACTTTGGCTTTGGGGTCGTCCCACTTGGGGCCGCCCACCGCTCCGAACAGGATGGCGTCGCTGTTTTTGGCGGTTTGGAAGGTGGCGTCGGGGAGGGGGGTGCCGTGGGCATCAATGGCGCACCCGCCTACCAGGGCGTGGGCGAAGGTGAAGGTGTGGCCGAAGCGCTGGCCGACGGCCTCCAGCACCCGCACCCCTTCGGCGATGACCTCGGGGCCGATGCCGTCGCCCGGCAGGACAGCGATGGTATAGTGCATCGGAGTCGGCTCCTTTCGGGGCGTGCCTGATGCGCCCCTGGGTTTTGGTCTCTTGTACCTGGTCGCCCTCCTATCCCCCCGCTTGCCGAATGACCCGCTTGGGGAGTTCCTTGCGCAGGCGGTCTATCTTGCCCTTGACTCTCTTGAGGGCCCTGTCCACCTCATCCTGATCCATCAGGCGCAGGCCTTGCTCTGTCAGGGTGGCCACCTGCACCGGCCCCCCGCAGTCCACGCACAGAGCACTCACGGCGTCCACCACATAGGCCACCAGCGCCACCGCCTCCTTCACCCTTATCCCCGGGAAGTAGAGGTCGCTCAGCACCATATCCCCCACATCGCGCCCCGACCCATAGCATTCCCAGGTGCGCATCTCGCGAGGGTGCATCTCCTCCGCGTCAATCGCCCACAGGCCCTTCTCCCCACCGTCCAGAAAGCCTGCGACCAAGATCTGGCGCTCCTTGACGGCGCTTTCGCCCCCCTCCTCGGCCATCTTGCGCAGAACCCCTTCAATGAGGGTGAGCGCCCGTGCCGGCGTGAGCGGGGTATTCTCGCCCTTCTCGTCAAGAACCTCCCCCAAACGGCGGGTGAACACCTCCCCCAGCGTGGGATTGCCCGCCGAGACAATGGCGAAGCGCCCCTGCACCAGGTGAATCTGGGGCCAGTAGCGGAAGAAGTTGCCCCGCGTCTCTTGGGAATCACAGGCGAACACGGCCCCGTCGGCGCACCGCAATCCAATGGCTATCGTCATGGATCGCTCCCGCCCCGCACCTGCTATGGGGATATTCTACCAGAAGGCCCCGTGTGCCTGGCACGGCCCGTGCGCAACCGAGGCTTTCAGGCCTGTGGGCCCAGCGGTTATGGGGGAGGGGGCGCGCCTGGACCAGGCGGGGGGACGCTCCGTCAGCATCCCGGCTCCCCAGGATGACCACAGCAGTCCCGCGGCGGAGGGCCAAACCGTCGCACCAGATTGCGTACCGCCACCCCCAGCCTCTTCAGCACGGGCAAAGGCGAGGCGCGCCAGTTGGCCGCCACCTCCCGCAGACTCCCCCGACGGCGGGGCGTGGTCATAGCCCTTCGCTCATGTCTGCGAGGAAGCCATCCCCGCCAGTTTACGCTTGGTGTATTCTATCAGCCCCCCAGCCGCCAGCACCTCCAGCATAAAGGGCGGGAAGGGTTTGGCGCGGAAGGTGGTGCCCCGGGTGAGGTTGCGAATCGTCCCCGTGGAGAGATCAACCTCCAGTTCGTCTCCCGCCTGGGTGCCGTCCACCGCCTCGGGACACTCCAGCACAGGCAGCCCCAGGTTGATGCTGTTACGGAAGAAGATGCGGGCGAAGGTCTTGGCGATGATGCAGGAGATGCCCGACGCCTTGATGGCGATGGGGGCGTGTTCCCGACTAGAACCACACCCGAAGTTCCTATCCGCCACAATGATATCTCCGGGGCGCACCCGTTTGACGAAGTCGGGATCAATGTCCTCCATGCAGTGTGCAGCCAACACCTTGGGGTCGATGGTATTCAAGTAGCGGGCAGGGATAATGACATCGGTGTTCACATCCGCCCCATACTTGTGGACACGACCACGCAAGATGGTCTGCATGCTCCCTCCTTCCTCAGGGCTTACCGCCCCGTTACCAGAATGCTGGCCGCCAACCCCACCAGCCCCGCCAGCACCGTGACCATAATTCCTACCAACCAGTAGAACTGCGTCCGCATCTCCTGGCGCAGGGAGCCGATCTCCTCTCGCGTCTCCTGGCGTAAAGCCGCTATCTCCTGGCGCAGAGAGCCTATCTCCTCCCGCGCCTCCTGGCGCCCCGTCGCCATCTCCTGCCGTATCTCCTGGCGCCCCGTCGCCATCTCCTGGCGCAGCGCCAAAAGGTCCGCCTCCAGGCGCGTCAGACGCCGATCCACCTGCTCCAAAATCCCCTCCACACGCGCCAGGCGCTCCGCTTCCGTGGTCATCGTTCACCCCCGCATAGCCAACAGCACATCCTCGGCCCGGGCAACCTCTTCGGGGTGGGCGATGCGCCCCAGCACGGCACTGGCCGCCGCCACTGAGGGGTTGGCCAAGTAGGCCTCCGCCTTCGGATGACCCATGCGCCCAGGGAAGTTGCGATTGGAGGTGGAGACGCACCGCTCCCCCTCTGCCAGAACCCCCATATATCCCCCCAAGCACGGCCCGCAGGAGGGGGTGCTCACGGCGCACCCCGCCTCCACGAAGATGTCTATCAGCCCCTCCTTCAGCGCCTGCTTGTAGACCTGGGTGGTGGCAGGTATCACGATGCATCGCGTCCACTGGGCCACCTTCCGCCCCTTCAGGATGGCCGCCGCCTCCCGCAGGTCCTCCAGACGTGCATTGGTGCAGGAGCCGATGAACACCTGGTCAATGGCGATGTTTTTGCTGGCCAGTGCGCTGGCCGTGGCAATGTTCCCTGGAGAGTAGGGCATAGCCACCACCGGCTCTATCTTGGAAGCGTCATACTCGTAAGTGGCGGCGTAGTAGGCATCGGGATCGGGGGTGTAGACCTTCCACGGCCGCTTGGCCCTGGGACGCACATACTCCAACGTTACCTCGTCAAAGGGCACGATCCCCGTCTTCCCCCCCGCCTCGGCCACCATGTTGCACATGGTGAAGCGGGCATCCATGGACAGGGTGCGAATGGCCTCCCCCTCAAACTGCATGCAGGCGTACAGCGCCCCGTCGGTGCCAATCTGCCCGATGGTGTAGAGGATGAGGTCTTTACTGCGCGTCCAGGGGCCGAGGCGGCCGTGGTAGATGAAGCGGAGGGTGTGGGGCACCTTCATCCAGATCTCCCCCGTGGCCATGGCTACCGCCAGGTCGGTGGAGCCGAAGCCGGCAGCGAAGGCGCACAGGCCCCCGCAGGTGGTGGTGTGGGAGTCCGCCCCCACATACACATCCCCCGGCACCACGATACCCTGCTCGGGCAAAAGAATGTGCTCGATCCCCGCCTGCCCCTGCTCAAAGTACACCACCCCATACTCCCGAGCGAAGTCCCGCATGGCCTTGGCCAAAGCCCCAGCAGCGATGTCCTTGTTGGGGACGAAGTGGGACGGGACAAAAACCACCCGGGAGGGGTCAAACACCTTCTTGACCCCCAGTTTCTTGAACTCCCGAATGGCAAGGGGGGCGGTAACATCGTTGCCCATGCACAGGTCCACCCGCACATTGAGCAGGTCGCCGGGGGAGACCTCCTTCTTGCCGGCATGGTCGGCCAGGATTTTCTCGGCAATGGTCATGCCCATAGTGGCCCTCCTCTTGGGGGCGTCTCTCGGAAGCCAGACCCCTTCCGATGCCCTACTGCGATTATATCGCTTCTCTCTTCACGCTTCCCGCCCACCCTCGCAGATAGCAGACACCACCCCCTGTTCCTGACCCCGCTGACCTTCCCCTGTGTCCTTTGGGGGGCGCACGGACTTACCCCTGGCTATCCCGGTGCACCACAAACGCCACCTTGTGGATCCCTAACGCCCCATCGGGGAAGGAGTCGCGCTCCACCTCCGCCTGCCACTGGCCGGTGCCGTCGGCCGCCCGCACCCGCAGGGTTGCCCTGCCTGCCGTGGTCACGGGTTTGCGGGCCGTCCAGATATGCCAGGTGTACGGGGAAAGGGCCGGACGCACCAGCGCCTGCTCCCAAGTTTGTCCCTCATCCCAGCTTATCTCCACTCGGCTGATGCCCCTGTCCCCAGCGTAGGCGATGCCCGCCGCCTCTACCTGCCCCGCCTGCACCCTCTGGCCTGTGCGGGGTGTCCAAATCTGACTGGTGGTATGCACAAAGGCGGTATCGCTCCATCCCTGCTCCTGCCAGAAGCCCGTGAAGTCCTCGGCCACAGGGCGAATACGCGTCAGCCACTTGACGCTCTTCAATCCGTAGCGCCCCGGCACCAGCAAGCGGGCAGGATAGCCGTGCTTGTGGGGGAGAGGCTCCCCATTCATGGCATAGGCCACCAGCACATGCTCCTGCAGAGCCACCTCCAGCGGCACGCTATCGGAGTACCCGTCGGCGGCGAAGAAGGCCACCTTCCGCACCCCCTCCTGCACCCCCGCCCGCTCCAACAGGATACGCAGCGGAACGCCCCTCCACAGGGCAGTGCCGATCAGATCCCCTCCCACCGGGTTGCTGATGCACTGGAGGGTAACCGCTATCTCCACAGCGGGCAAAGCCAGCAGGTCGCTATACGAGAGGGTCATAGGCGACCGCACCAGGCCCTCTACCTGTAGGCTCCATTGGGCGCTGTCCAGGTGGGGGTCCACGAAGTTCTTGGAGACGGTATAGAACTGGGCGGTAGGGGTAATGTCTGTGGGCAGAGCACCCGCAGGGCGACGAGGGTGGCGCGGCAGGGCAAGACGGGGCAGTCCGCCCACCAGGAGGCGGATGCCCCCCAAGACCCCCAAACCTGCCACCCCCCACAGGGCCAGTCGCCCCAGAGCGGAGCGCCGATCCGGCCGGGGCGGGCCGGGGGCCAGGGCCAAGGAGACCCCCCCCGCCACCAACCCCGCCACGCCACTGGCACCCACCACCCCTGCCCAGAAGCCCAGCCCCGTTCCCCCCGCCAGCCACCCCAACCCCACCGCCATCAGCCCCAACCCTCCCCCAACTACCCCTGCCCACACCAAAGGCGACCGCCTCCCCGCCATCCTGCCCCCCACCACAACCACACCCGCCCCCATTCCCACCAGCACCAGGGACAGCCCCACCAGTAGAAGAGGCTTGGCCAGATACAGGAGCCTATCCAGTAGGAAGCCAAACAGCCAGCCGGGCATGGCCTGCACCAGACGCTCCGCCACCACCTCTTGCAGGGAGGGGGCCTGGAGGGCAAAACCTGCCCCCAGCAACAGCAGTGCCCATAGCACCCCCACACCGATACCCACACCCACAAGACCCCTCCGCGTCTGTGTGCGGTGCTCCATGCGCGCCCTTCCCCCTCGTATGATACGCTAACCGTAGGATTGGGATACGCATGGGCACACTATATGTGGTCGCCACCCCCATAGGCAACCTGGAGGACATTACCCTGCGGGCTCTGCGGCTGTTGCGGGAGGTGGCCCTCATCGCCGCCGAAGACACCCGCACCACCCGGGGCCTGCTGGCCCATTATGGCATCACCACCCCCCTGGTCAGTTTTCACCGCCACAATCAGGCCCAGCGCCTGCCCCTTCTTCTAGAGCGCTTACGCCAGAGCGATGTGGCCCTTGTGAGCGAGGCGGGCACCCCCGGGGTGAGCGACCCAGGGCAGGCACTGGTAACGGCAGCGGTGCAGAAGGGCTTCCCGGTGGTGGTTGTCCCTGGCCCCTCGGCAGTAACGGCAGCCCTGGCAGTCTCGGGCCTACCTGCCGACTCCTTCCTGTTCCTGGGTTTTCTGCCGCGCGCCCCGACGGAGCGCCGCAGCCTTTTGGGGCGATGCGCCTCTTTACCCTTTACCCTTGTGTGGTTTGAAGCACCGCACCGTCTGCGGGCCTCCTTGCAGGACGCCCTGGAAATCCTGGGCGACCGCCCCTGCGCCATCGGGCGCGAGTTGACCAAACTCCACGAGGAGGTGTTCCGGGGAAGCCTGGCCCAAGCCCTGGAGCACTTCATCCAGCCGCGCGGGGAGTTTACCGTCGTGGTGCGTGGCGCACCCTCGTCCCCCGAGGCTTGCTGGACAGAGGCCCAAGTGGCACAGGCTTTACGAGAGGCGTCGGCACAGGGCCTGCGTCCTAGCCACGCCGTCGCTCGGGTGGCACGCATGGCCGGGTGGCCCCGAGCACAGGTTTATGCTGTGTGGCGTGCCCTGGGGGGAATCGGCCCCAAAAAGACCGTATCCCCTGGCTCGGACAACGCCTAATCCCAGACGAAAACGCCGTCAAAACCCTTGACAAGCCTTCGGTGCAACCTTTAGAGTAGGAGCGTCAGACAGCCCCCAGGAGACCTGGGGCCGTTGGAGGGAGTAGATATGGTTGATACCGCTGCTCGTCCCGCGCGCAAGCCCCGCATCCGTGAAGCCCCCGCGAGCATCGCCGTTGTGGGTGTTGGAGGTGGAGGGTGCAACGCTGTCATGCGGATGCTTCGGGAACAGAAGCAGGTCCCGGGTGTGCGCTATATTTGCGCCAACACCGACATCAAGTCCTTGGAACGGGTGCAGGGGGCAACGGTGGTGCACATCGGGGAGCGCTTGACCCACGGTTTAGGGGCAGGCGGGAACCCCGAGGTGGGGGCCCAGGCTGCAGACTCTGCCCGCACCGCCCTGAAGAGGGCCATCGGTCGGGCCGACCTGGTCTTCCTCTGCGCTGGCATGGGCGGGGGCACAGGCACCGGCGCCGCCCCCATCGTCGCCGAGATCGCCAAAGAGACGGGGGCCCTGGTGGTCGGTGTGGTTACCACCCCCTTCTCCTTTGAAGGGGCCCGCCGTCTGGAGACCGCCCACGCCGGCATGGCCCGCCTGCGGGAGAAGGTGGACAACCTCATCGTCATCCACAACGACCGCCTCCTCAAACTGTTCAAGCGGGATGTGCCCATTGAGCAGGCCCTGACCATGGCCGACGAGGCCGTCATGCTGGGCGTCCTGTCGGTGGCTGAACTCATCAATGTGCCCGGGGAGATCAACGTGGACATGGCCGATGTGAAGACCATTATGAAACTCCCCGGCCACGCCTTGATGGCCCTGGGCACGGGCAAAGGCCCCGGCGGTGCCTTGGAGGCCGCCCGTCAGGCCGTTACCAACCCCCTCCTGGATATCTCCATTGACGGAGCCAAGGGGGTGCTGTTCAATGTCAACGGCGGCCCCTCTCTGACCTTGGGGGAGGTGAACACCACCGGTGAGTTCATCGCCTCCAAAGTGGACCCCCAGGCCATTATCTTCTTCGGCATGGTCAACGACCCCAACATGGGCGACAATGTGCGCATCACCATCATCGCCACAGGTATCCCCGACAAGCCCCCTCGCACCGTCTCCAGCGCCCCGAGCTTGTGGGAGGCGCCCCGCAAAAACTAACCTCACCTTCCGCCTGTGGGGGGGTGCCCCTACGCGGGCATCCCCCCACCTTTTTTCTGCTCGGGCTTACCCCCGTGTGCGCCCTTGCCTTATACTGGAAACACCACACCCTCGTCCTTGGAGGATGGGGTATGCCCCTGTACGAGTATCAGTGCACCGTGTGTGCCACCCGCTTTGAACGCCTGCGCCCGTTCAGCCAGGCCCACGAGCCCCTCGCCTGTCCGGACTGTGGTGGGCAGAGCCGCCGCCTGCTGTCCGTCTTCACCGCCTTCTCGGCCACCTCTTCCGGACAGACCCAAGCCATCGCCGGCGCCGGTGGAGGATGCAGCGGGTGCGCGGGGGGAGCGTGTGCCTCATGCGCCCACGGCGGCTAAACACCTTATCCCCCCACCCACAGGTGTCGTAGTCGCGCCAAGGGGGCGCCAGAGGCCCACCGCTCGGGGGAGGATATGGTTCACCCTCTGGTGGTCCCCGCATGGTGGGGGCAGGGGCCATCCACCCCGCCCTGACGCCTGCCCACTCCACCCACGCCCCGGCCCACGCCATCCTGTTTGCACTGGCGGGGGTGGCTCAGGCCATATGGGGTATGGTCTTCTGGCGGAGGCCCACCCTGTTCCTGTGGAACCTGGGTGTCCTGGGGACGGGGGCACTGGTGGTGGGAGATGTCCTGCCTGCTTTAGGGCCTCCGCACGCTGATCATGCCCATCCCCACTCCCACGACGACCACCCCCACAGCCACTAGCCCCTCTTGGTGCGCCGACGCAGCACCCACCCCAGGGCCATCACCAGCGTCGCCTGGGCCAGGGATGCCCCCGCCACCACCATCGTGGCCAGATACCAGAACCCCTCAGGGAACAACTGAATGAGCATATCCCGGGAAGGATCCAATTGCCAATAGGGGTTACGGAAGGCGATAATGTGAAACAGAGTGAACAGCCAGGGGAAGGCCACCGCTAAGGCCACTCCCGCCACCACCAGCACACCCAGGGCCAACCATCCCCCCACCAACAGCACCCGCCCCACAAACACCCGCCCCCGTTTCAGAAAACCCAAAAGCACCCCCAGGGCAATGACGCCCCCGCTCACCTCCTGCACCCGGTACACCCCCCGCACCAACACCCGCACATCCCGCATGTGGATGACCTCCCGCTGGTTGAACAGGGAACGCTCCACACCCCGCACGGGCACCCGCACCTCCAGCCACTCCTGCGGGCCGTTGAAGTAGGCGATAAAGGCGCGGGCCACCCGCTCCAAATCTGCCGGAGCGATGCCCGTTACCTCGGACACCCCGAACCGCTGGAAGCCGTAGGTGTACAGGGGAAGGGCATTGATGGCCAGGCGCACACTGGTGGTTACACAAAAGATGGGCAAGAGGGCCAGGGTGAGCACCGTGAAGAGCCAGGTGGCCCCGGTGAACACCACACGGACGGTCAGGGCAAGCATCGCGGGTCGCCCACGCAGTGCACCGGCTCCTCGGGGAAGTCGGGCGTTTCCACCTGAATGGTAGCGTGGTCAATGCCGAACTGGTGCTTCAAGTGCTCCCGCACCTGCACCAACAGGTCTTTGCTATCGCCCCGCTCCACCACCAGGTGCCCGCTCATGGCCACAAACCCCGTGGACAGCGTCCACACATGTAAATCATGGACACCCACAACACCCGGCAAGCGCAAAAGGCTCTCCCGCACCCGCTGCAGGTCAATGTGGGTGGGCACCGCCTCCAGAAGGATATCGGTGGTCGTGCGCAACAGGCGCACCACCGACACCACCAGGATGGCGGCGATGGCTAAACTGGCGATGGGGTCGGCCAGGTGCCACCCCTTCCAGAGAATCAAGACCCCCGCCGTCAGCACCCCCACGCTTCCCAAGGCGTCGCCCAGCACGTGCAGGAGCACCCCTTGCACATTGATAGTGCGCTGGCTCTGTCGCGCCAGAAGCAGAGCCACCGTGAGGTTGGCCAGCAAGCCCACCAGGGCGATGCCCAGCATCGGCCCGCCCAGCACAGGGGGCGGGTGGCGCAGGCGGTGCAGAGCCTCAAAAACGATGTACCCCACAACCCCCAACAGCAGCAGGCCATTGGCCAGAGCCGCCAGCACCTCGGCGCGGTAGTAGCCCCAGGAGTGACGCATCGTCGGAGGGCGGATGGCGAACCAGGCCGCCACCACCGCCATCCCCGTGGCCACCACATCGGTCAACATATGCCCTGCGTCGGCCAGTAGGGCCAGGCTCCCCGTCAGGATGCCCCCCACCACCTCCGCCAGCAGGAAGGTGCCCGTTATCCCCAGGGCCAGCAGCAAGACCCTTTGGCTCTGCCGGCGTGCCACCTGGTTACCGTTGACTGGGGCAGTGCGGGGCGTCTCCACGGCTCGCCTCGCCTTTTACCCTATAAGCAACCCCACCCCCACGTCAAGGCGAGGGCAGCCTGCCGTCTTGACACCCTTCCCCTGGCCCTCTAGGGTAACTCCCAGGAGGTATGCATGAGCACCATCCGCCGTCTGCTCCAGGGAGCCATTGACATCCACGTGCACTTCGCCCCTGACCCCCGGGTGGAGCGGCGCTCCGATGCTTTAGAGGTGGCCCAATATGCCAAAGCCCAGGGTATGCGGGGCCTGGTCCTGAAAAGCCACGAATACCCCACCGCCCCTGTCGCTTACACCGTCGCCCAGGTGGTGCAAGGGATCGAGCTATATGGGGGGCTTTCCCTAGACGAGGAGGTTGGGGGCCTCAACCCGGTGGCGGTGGAGGCGTCCGCCCGCATGGGGGCCAAGGTGGTGTGGTTCCCCACCTTCTCGGCCAAGGCGTGGCGGGAACCTGTCGGAGAGAAGGGGGGCATTCGCATCCTGGACGACAGAGGGCGCTTGGTGCCCCCGGTGCACCACATTCTGGAAATCACCCGCCACTACGATATGGTGCTGGCCACGGGGCACATCGGCGTGGACGAGACCTTCGCCCTGGTGGAGGAGGCGCGGCGGGTGGGCATCGGGCGCATCGTCATCACCCACGCCTCCAGCATGACGCCCCGCACGGGCCTGACGGTGGAGCATCAGAAGCGCCTGGCCCAGATGGGGGCCTACATTGAGCACTGCGTCCACGCCATGATGCCCACCACCTTGCGCATCCCCCCGTCCGAGATCGCCCAGCAGATCCGGGCCGTGGGGGAGGAGCACTGCATCCTGAGCACCGATTTCGGCCAGGCTTTCCAC contains these protein-coding regions:
- the trpS gene encoding tryptophan--tRNA ligase is translated as MGKGRIFSGMRPTGRLHIGNYLGALRNWVALQEEYECIYCVVDVHALTTMKPQETRDLPTLIREMVLDWLAAGLDPQRSIIFVQSHVPEVMTLHTLLSMVTPLGWLLRVPTFKEKVRQMEETEESVNYGLVGYPVLMTADIILYKADTVPVGEDQLPHLELAREIVRRFNYMFGPTFPEPQAKLTETPLVLGLDGKQKMSKSLDNHIELAATPEETRARVLRAFTDPERLRRDQPGRPWVCNVYTLHKFFNAARTQTVYNECTTAQRGCVDCKGELAEAINRYLAPFRERRAELAAHPQRIDAILREGAHRARAIAQATIAEVRERMGLGQPPA
- the ftsZ gene encoding cell division protein FtsZ, whose amino-acid sequence is MVDTAARPARKPRIREAPASIAVVGVGGGGCNAVMRMLREQKQVPGVRYICANTDIKSLERVQGATVVHIGERLTHGLGAGGNPEVGAQAADSARTALKRAIGRADLVFLCAGMGGGTGTGAAPIVAEIAKETGALVVGVVTTPFSFEGARRLETAHAGMARLREKVDNLIVIHNDRLLKLFKRDVPIEQALTMADEAVMLGVLSVAELINVPGEINVDMADVKTIMKLPGHALMALGTGKGPGGALEAARQAVTNPLLDISIDGAKGVLFNVNGGPSLTLGEVNTTGEFIASKVDPQAIIFFGMVNDPNMGDNVRITIIATGIPDKPPRTVSSAPSLWEAPRKN
- the leuB gene encoding 3-isopropylmalate dehydrogenase, which encodes MHYTIAVLPGDGIGPEVIAEGVRVLEAVGQRFGHTFTFAHALVGGCAIDAHGTPLPDATFQTAKNSDAILFGAVGGPKWDDPKAKVRPEDGLLALRKGLGLFANLRPVKVYPWLVDASPLKPAVLQGVDFIVVRELTGGLYFGKPKRRWQTKRGRRAVDTMAYTEEEIVRILRVGFELARARRKRLCSVDKANILETSRLWREIALELAREYPDVTLEHLLVDTAAMQLVRTPGRFDVIVTENTFGDILTDEAAVLAGSMGMLPSASLARIPKPGERAFGLFEPIHGSAPDIAGKGIANPLATILTVAMLLRYGLGLSAEAQAVETAVARALAEGYRTADLARPGEPTLSTRQMGDAVIRLLG
- the leuC gene encoding 3-isopropylmalate dehydratase large subunit, translated to MGMTIAEKILADHAGKKEVSPGDLLNVRVDLCMGNDVTAPLAIREFKKLGVKKVFDPSRVVFVPSHFVPNKDIAAGALAKAMRDFAREYGVVYFEQGQAGIEHILLPEQGIVVPGDVYVGADSHTTTCGGLCAFAAGFGSTDLAVAMATGEIWMKVPHTLRFIYHGRLGPWTRSKDLILYTIGQIGTDGALYACMQFEGEAIRTLSMDARFTMCNMVAEAGGKTGIVPFDEVTLEYVRPRAKRPWKVYTPDPDAYYAATYEYDASKIEPVVAMPYSPGNIATASALASKNIAIDQVFIGSCTNARLEDLREAAAILKGRKVAQWTRCIVIPATTQVYKQALKEGLIDIFVEAGCAVSTPSCGPCLGGYMGVLAEGERCVSTSNRNFPGRMGHPKAEAYLANPSVAAASAVLGRIAHPEEVARAEDVLLAMRG
- a CDS encoding molybdopterin-dependent oxidoreductase, translating into MAVGLGWLAGGTGLGFWAGVVGASGVAGLVAGGVSLALAPGPPRPDRRSALGRLALWGVAGLGVLGGIRLLVGGLPRLALPRHPRRPAGALPTDITPTAQFYTVSKNFVDPHLDSAQWSLQVEGLVRSPMTLSYSDLLALPAVEIAVTLQCISNPVGGDLIGTALWRGVPLRILLERAGVQEGVRKVAFFAADGYSDSVPLEVALQEHVLVAYAMNGEPLPHKHGYPARLLVPGRYGLKSVKWLTRIRPVAEDFTGFWQEQGWSDTAFVHTTSQIWTPRTGQRVQAGQVEAAGIAYAGDRGISRVEISWDEGQTWEQALVRPALSPYTWHIWTARKPVTTAGRATLRVRAADGTGQWQAEVERDSFPDGALGIHKVAFVVHRDSQG
- the leuD gene encoding 3-isopropylmalate dehydratase small subunit, whose protein sequence is MQTILRGRVHKYGADVNTDVIIPARYLNTIDPKVLAAHCMEDIDPDFVKRVRPGDIIVADRNFGCGSSREHAPIAIKASGISCIIAKTFARIFFRNSINLGLPVLECPEAVDGTQAGDELEVDLSTGTIRNLTRGTTFRAKPFPPFMLEVLAAGGLIEYTKRKLAGMASSQT
- a CDS encoding type II toxin-antitoxin system HicB family antitoxin, translating into MVKTITGVEEHPGGYVAYPIGLGGVVGQADSYEEALADVTSTLAFHVQTCGEEVLKGHEPLQEVFVAEGAVTM
- a CDS encoding zinc ribbon domain-containing protein, with the translated sequence MPLYEYQCTVCATRFERLRPFSQAHEPLACPDCGGQSRRLLSVFTAFSATSSGQTQAIAGAGGGCSGCAGGACASCAHGG
- the rsmI gene encoding 16S rRNA (cytidine(1402)-2'-O)-methyltransferase; protein product: MGTLYVVATPIGNLEDITLRALRLLREVALIAAEDTRTTRGLLAHYGITTPLVSFHRHNQAQRLPLLLERLRQSDVALVSEAGTPGVSDPGQALVTAAVQKGFPVVVVPGPSAVTAALAVSGLPADSFLFLGFLPRAPTERRSLLGRCASLPFTLVWFEAPHRLRASLQDALEILGDRPCAIGRELTKLHEEVFRGSLAQALEHFIQPRGEFTVVVRGAPSSPEACWTEAQVAQALREASAQGLRPSHAVARVARMAGWPRAQVYAVWRALGGIGPKKTVSPGSDNA
- a CDS encoding type II toxin-antitoxin system HicA family toxin, encoding MTKFPVGAPRQKVVKALERLGFRVVRIGEHIAMVGENPDGTRTPLPRPDHPHIKASPLQSLCRQAGVSRADSLRAYREV